Genomic window (Vigna unguiculata cultivar IT97K-499-35 chromosome 10, ASM411807v1, whole genome shotgun sequence):
TGTAGctattatgtcatgtcttggataagaacaatcattcgaactgtaattaaagatgattggacaaaggtaataatatatgtacccttcacatattataaatcatatcaaactttagACAATGACATTCACACATaagaaaattgtattattttttttcagtggTTCAAGAATACATCCCCTCTATTAGAGGACATTATCCAGACACTAAACAAGAGTGGACAACATATCTATTGGAACGACGGAGTTAAGACCACAAGCATTAGgaatttcttttaaaactttgttGGACAACACTTTGATGATGCAACTTTTAGTATGGTTTTAATTGTAATAGTTTAGACAACTTTAGTGTTATTAGATATAACCGTTTGGTTATTAGATATCTAGAACTACGCCggaaatatttatgaattgttTCTTGAATTTTGCTGGTTTTTTAGGTGTGGGAAAATTGTAAatgcaactaaaaataaacaaaaaaaacaactGATTTTGACGTCTGGTGTTGCACTGCCAAACGTCAAAATCAACTGCAGTTTGGGTCCAATGGGCATAAAATTGGGCGTTTGGCCCCTCATCCTTTGATGTTAAAGGACGTCGAACGTTCGTCCCACCGATGTTAAATGACATCATGCATTGTTTCAGACATTAGTTTTGACGTCATCCTATATGATGTCGGAGTTTGGACAGACGTCAAAGGTCAAAAATATTGGACGTCAAAAGACTTTGTTATGTTAGTGATGTGGGGATattgataaacaaaaatatctttagaaagttaggttaaaatacctttttggtcttaattttcgtcaagttttgtcaaataagtcctaattttggttttatgttcaaataagtctcaattttcgtcaattttgtttaattgggtccctttttgctaacaccatttaaatcattaacgaccatgaatagtaactgccacgtgtcacttcgtagtttttttgaatttttttaaatgtccacgtgtcaacccagcagcgtgtcacgtgtcaaagtcagtgttctatattcaatttggtccctatatttgttatttttgttcaatttagtcccaatttttgttaacatgaaccaatttggtccatctccaaattgaaaccaaatttattttttatattaaaattcacatttttttattaaatatttttatataatatattaaaattcacatcattataactttgatataaatattaaatttggtcacatcttcgataaggacaaaattggtcaattttaaataaaattggtcaattttaaacaaaattgagactaaattgaacaaaaataacaaatataggaaccaaattgaatatagaacattgactttgacatgtgacacactactgggttgacatgtggacattttaaaaaaattaaaaaaaaatcaaaaaaaaaatcaaaaaaaccatgaagtgacacgtggcagtcactgttcatggtcgttaatgatttaatcggtgttagcaaaaaaagatccaattgaacaaaattaacgaaaattatgacttatttgaacataaaaccaaaattaggatttatttgacaaaacttgacaaaaattgagatcaaaaatgtattttaaccaaaaagttattttaaaataaaaaaaaaggaaaaactaaaaagtttattatcaactttaggatataagaaaaaaaaaagtgatagtGAAATTCTCTAAACATCGATTCCATTTATGACAAAACCTGGGCTTTTCTTATTAGTTTCATGGTCAATTGTGTTCTGTATTTTCTTTCAATACCCATTACTCTTACTATGACATCCTTCCTTTTTTAgtgtttatttgacattttctCATTGTTTTTGCTTTGTTGTTTTGGTACCAGTGAAGAACGGAAATGTCGGACTTGTCCGTCTCTTCTCCTTTATGGCTTCTTCTTTCTTAGTTTAGTGGTAAATAGAAAGACTTTGTATATTCGCaactcttctttctttctctcaatACCTCACAACtattaatatttcaataaattcttacgtaatttaataacaaatctatactttattaattatatgcTTTTTCCATTAAAAGGTCAAGCTCGTTTATCACTCACccaattgttatatttttataaaagtgttTAAAACAagttcttttataaatattaactaTAAGAATTGGAATAATAACTTAAGtattctatttataaatactgttgataaaataaaaataaaacatacctTCAAGAAACTGATCattatttgaaattgttttaaaacaattttttaatatttgaaaatttgaagtaTACATGTCATGACATGTACATGCTTCACCAATAATTCTTTATACTCCAAGTAGTATTAGTCTAGTTCTTTCAacaacatttttcatattaaaatatatacatcgTGGATTGGAAATGATATCTTAAACATGTGGCCAACAATTCTGTCCATACACGTTGTCCATAAAAAAGTGACTTCATGTCTCTCTCTTACCATTGGTagctaacaaaataataagCATAAAGAGATCTCTATCTACCTCCATTCCTCATCCATGGCCATCTCAAAAACTCATCATGCTTTTCTCCTTCCTTCACCAGGCATGGGTCACTTAATCCCAGCCCTAGAACTCGCCAAGCGTTTAGTCACTCACCAAATCATTCCCAAACTCACCTTCTTTTACACTCCAATAGCAAACTCCACTCCCTCCAAAGCCGAAACCCTAGTTCTTCACTCAGCCATCAAAGAAAACCTCTTTGATGTAATCCAACAGCCCCCACTTGACCTCACCACCAAACTTCACCCTCATGCCTCTGCAGAAGACCAACTAGCGATCTTACTACACGAACTTCCACTCCTTTGTGTCCACAATCTCCACCATGAACCTCAACCCCACCATCATCATCACCGATTTCTTCATATGCCAACTTCTAACTCTCGTCCAAAACCTGAACCTACCCATGTTTGCTTTTTCGCCGACCAATGCGTGGCTCGTTGCACTTGGCCTTCACACCCCCACTTTGGATAAACAGATACAAGGAGAATATGTGGACGAGATTGAACCAATCTCAATCCCTGGCTGCAAACCCATATATCCCAGAGACATGTTCCAAATGTTGAGCGACAGAACACACAGGTTGTACCATGAATTTATTGCCGCGTGCGAAGGGGCAGCATTGGCTGATGCGATCTTTGTGAACACGTTTCATGAGTTGGAAGCTAAGACACTTGAAGCACTTGGTAGTGGAGGCATTATTAGCAAGGTGCCCGTGTACCCGGTTGGGCCAATAGTATGGGAACCAAGCCCGAGCCCAAGCCCGAGCCCGAGTAGTGAAGAGGGAAAGAGAAGTGAAATTGTTGAGTGGCTGAAGAGGCAAGAAGAGGAGTCAGTGGTGTTTGTATCACTTGGGAGTGGATACACTATGTCACGCGAAGAAATCAAAGAGATGGCTTTGGGTTTGGAACTAAGTGGAAACAAATTTGTTTGGTCTTTACGTCCATCGGTCAACAAAGCCGGCCATGATCACTATCTCACAGCAGGTCAGTGGTACAAAGTCTCATGATATTTAATATCTTCGAACGCGGGCTTTTTTACATATGTGGTTCAAGTTTCAccattaattacaaaaatgggTCGGTACGAAATAATTATGACAAGTGCACTCATAAAAGGAAGTCATATGAGACATGATTATGACAAGTGCATTCATAAAATAAGTCATGCATATGGTCGACTTTTTCATAAATTTCGAATAAGTGAATTCGTCACCGATTATAACGATTTTTTGTCCGAATGTTATTAGGACTCGTAACGAATTTTGTTCATTACCTATAAAAGATTTGTTATAATTgatgacaattttattttttcaaaatttatgaaaaagtcATCGTGTAATAGATAATAACTTCACTTTAGTAGTTATTCTCAATTAACAGATTTatcctatttttgtaaaataataatattttgatttatttattttatttacttttaatttattatttcgatcatttttcaattatctattttaatttttttagtagtatgaTGTAATGATCTAAAGGTGATTGaagtgatagattaaaagtgggttaaaaaagtaagtcaaaatatcattgggTTATTATTGGTTGACAAAGTTTTTGATAaactttctattattttattatttaattttaatttaaaaataaaaatttaagtttgttaattccatttttagaaaattcgttaactttgtaaaaaaaaattgtctaattttccaatatcattatccttttgtaaatatttatagaaagcTTAAAGCACAACTTTCTATAAATCTTGtaaatttttcttgaatttcataTTCTAATGGTTAAATCTAGCTCCTCCATTTCATTTTTAATCACTCTTTTACAATGCCATGACGCATTTATCAAGAGTATTTAAGTAAAATATCActaaatatttcattaacaatcaattttgttaattactaaaacaaataaaaaattattgattactaaaataatcactatctataataaataaaaaattataattattatataaattggtttttaaaatataactatcaAAGTTTTAACTACCAAATAAAATCGGTCactaaacattaattatcaaaatttttgctatcaaaaaaaaagttatttctaaattaatttctaattaattagtgactaattataattttttatttataataatgattattttagtaatcaataattttttattttgtaaattaatatttaaatttatcatcacTAATAATCTTTTCTCACTCAAATTAGtcgttaataaaatatttattgtaatatgttaaatgactttttttcttaataacgTTGTCGTTTAATATCGGTTGTTCTGCAGGCGATGAAACCGGAAGTAATGGTACGGTGTCAAATGTGGAAAAATCAGATTTGTTTCCCGATGAATTTCATCGCATAGAAAGCAGTGGGATTGTGATCACAGATTGGGCACCACAGTTGGAGATTCTGAAGCATCCATCGATTGGTGGTTTTGTGTCACACTGTGGATGGAACTCTGTGATGGAGAGTGTTTCATGTGGGGTGCCAATAGTTGGATTGCCTCTTTTTGCAGACCAAATGATGAATGCTACAATGCTTGTGGAGGAAGTTGGCAACGCAGTTCGAGTAGAAGTTTCACCCTCTACAAACATGGTTCAAGGGGTGGATTTAGCAAAAGAAATAAGGAAGATAATGGACAAGGATGACAAAGAAGGTTGTGTGATAAGAAAAAGGGCTAAAGAACTCAAACACTTGGCCGAAAGAGCTTGGTCTCATCATGGTTCTTCGTATTCTGCACTGTGTAAAATCGCTCACTGAAATTGTTTGGTAACTCTTTTGGCTGATACTTAATCTCTTTGGTGAAAGTATGAAATAACCAATTgctatattattttgtttgagctttcattatttaaatttccttttctattttaataaattacgTGTAATGATTCCAACTCTTTTGTCTTCATCGATCTGAATTTACGTATATATATCATATGCATTTGCAGTGTACcaaatcattattaaaaataaataaataaataaataaaatagtactaAAATAAGAAGACAGTACACCAaagttcatttaatttttttatccaatatAGTCGTTTTGTTTGCTTGTTCAGAGCgtaaacaatatattttgtttgtagTTTCGGATTAATAGATACTGActtctatttaatatttaaatataaaaaaataattattgaagtGGTCATAGAACAAATGCGGACAAACACTAATTTGCAAGTCGAAGGGTATATTCATCTGAGACgagaatatatatacatatcgtaggatattcttattttattttatttttttgtttcacaATATTTAAAGATAAGAAGCgcataaaatgtttttaaatattgttttaaaaaatgataaaataaaacaaagcaaaaaagaaaagaaaagaaaaagatatataaattggaacacgtttttcttttttaatttgcaGGTGTGATCATATTTATTGAATGTCTATGTTGATTTGTATCTTTCAATAAGCTCTAACCAATAAAAAAGATGTGTTATAAAATGTATCAACAAAACACAGACTGTAAGTGCACAGTAAATATTTCTATTCGTTACTGTaccaattttcattttcttagaCTTCATTTGAACAAtttcaacaaatcaaattatttttttaattagagttAAATCAcaactaattattttaacaatattaaatcaAAATGTTTTCCTACGGTACTCATTGATGTATATCaatcttaaataatatataatttcttacCCATAAAATCATTGAACTTTTTCAAGATTTATATTAAACTAGGTCTCACaggtctttttttttaattatgcgttaagaaaaataataaataattattatatttgaagaaaaaaaaattgtaacatcTCAATTTAGCAGCTtcataaaaactaataaaatatgattttttcattatagtagtcaaaacataaaatttaatgtataaagtatattaatacagtccTAGAACAGATAGGACTacaaaagtataatatttatacaaatcaACTAAAAAGACTAATTCTAATTCCAAGCACATACTACTCACTTATAACAGCTCCCACTAAAACCTTTTATCAACTTAAAAGATGACTCCTTCAAATTCCTTAAACATCATAACTTCACATGTTCACACAACATTTCATACCAATCATCATCTTATATACCcctaataacatttttatctcaattcATAGCAATAAGGACTATAAAATCGAGTCAAGTATACACAGAACATCCAAAGTAACCAAAATAgcaaaaacagaaaaacaaagCAATTGACATTATACATGAAATACATCCTAATGGTGAAAACCATTTCTCTAACcacaaaattcaaaacaaagatcCCACCAATCAAAATGAAGATTCACGTGTCTAGAATCAactgtcaaaatttcagcttAATCTGACAGTTTGAAGCGGGAATCTTTATTTTACTAATAAGACACAATGTTGAAAACAAAGTAGCGTTAAGTGCCATGAAGTGGTGCCCAGTGCTAATCAATTCGCACAACCAACTAGCCAGCGCTCAACGCCAATCGATTCACAAAAATGAGCGCTCAGTGTTGCCACGTAAGGCTTAGCGTTGTATCAAATATGAGCAACATCAAATTAAGAGTTTTGAGCAATCTAGACATGTTTCATTACTCCAATTGGTACTTCTACTATATACAGTGGtcaaaaaaagttttaaattatagtagGTCGCACCAATTAGACTCATGATCCAAAAACTCCACCTTTCTCAAATACCCCCAATTCAAACAATATAATCAATTTCAAttcaatcatttaaaagattaatatacCATAATCACAAGCATCAATAATTCATCATAACATATCAGATATTTCACAATCATACAAGATATGACTCACTCACTCTAAAAGCTATTAGCTTCCTTTACCTGACAAAGCGTCTTTACAAACCCAAACCGCTCAAAGAACACCAAAACACATCTAACTCCAcatgatgctctatctacacatagaaacatcacaagaatgatcaagacctactattatgatcactgatcaacactcgtactgatgat
Coding sequences:
- the LOC114165855 gene encoding LOW QUALITY PROTEIN: UDP-glycosyltransferase 72D1-like (The sequence of the model RefSeq protein was modified relative to this genomic sequence to represent the inferred CDS: inserted 2 bases in 1 codon): MAISKTHHAFLLPSPGMGHLIPALELAKRLVTHQIIPKLTFFYTPIANSTPSKAETLVLHSAIKENLFDVIQQPPLDLTTKLHPHASAEDQLAILLHELPXSFVSTISTMNLNPTIIITDFFICQLLTLVQNLNLPMFAFSPTNAWLVALGLHTPTLDKQIQGEYVDEIEPISIPGCKPIYPRDMFQMLSDRTHRLYHEFIAACEGAALADAIFVNTFHELEAKTLEALGSGGIISKVPVYPVGPIVWEPSPSPSPSPSSEEGKRSEIVEWLKRQEEESVVFVSLGSGYTMSREEIKEMALGLELSGNKFVWSLRPSVNKAGHDHYLTAGDETGSNGTVSNVEKSDLFPDEFHRIESSGIVITDWAPQLEILKHPSIGGFVSHCGWNSVMESVSCGVPIVGLPLFADQMMNATMLVEEVGNAVRVEVSPSTNMVQGVDLAKEIRKIMDKDDKEGCVIRKRAKELKHLAERAWSHHGSSYSALCKIAH